One genomic window of Salvia miltiorrhiza cultivar Shanhuang (shh) chromosome 4, IMPLAD_Smil_shh, whole genome shotgun sequence includes the following:
- the LOC131022863 gene encoding short-chain dehydrogenase TIC 32 B, chloroplastic-like isoform X2, translating into MSFIYIYIWISTIFRMLEFKVKNLSPEMKATLKYLAGIAGPSGYGSKTTAQQVADDCFSSMPSSHLTAIVTGATSGIGAETARVLAKRGVRVVMPARDLSKAERVKESIQKESPEAEIIILEIDLSSFGSIQRFCSEFLSLGLPLHILINNAGKYSQKLEFSEDKIELTFATNYLGHFLLTEMLVGKMVETATESCIEGRIVNVSSVIHNWVNTKHFCFSKLLNPKSYNGTRAYAQSKLANILHAKELSRQLKAKKANVSINAVHPGIIKTGITRDYRGFITGMQNISHFYSFYSI; encoded by the exons ATGtcttttatatacatatatatatggattTCGACAATTTTTAGAATGTTGGAGTTTAAGGTAAAAAATCTGAGTCCAGAGATGAAGGCTACGTTGAAATATTTGGCAGGAATTGCTGGGCCAAGTGGCTATGGCTCCAAAACTACTGCTCAACAAGTTGCTGATGATTGCTTCTCCTCCATGCCTTCGTCTCATCTCACTGCAATAGTCACTG GCGCGACGTCGGGCATCGGTGCAGAGACGGCCAGAGTTCTTGCCAAGAGAGGTGTGAGAGTAGTTATGCCAGCAAGGGATTTGAGTAAGGCAGAAAGAGTGAAGGAAAGTATACAAAAAGAGAGCCCAGAAGCTGAGATTATCATATTGGAGATTGATTTGAGCTCATTTGGTTCAATTCAGAGATTTTGCTCTGAGTTTTTATCATTAGGATTGCCCCTACACATTCTCAT AAACAATGCTGGCAAATATTCACAGAAGCTGGAATTTTCTGAGGACAAAATTGAGCTTACTTTCGCCACAAATTATTTAG GTCATTTTTTGTTGACGGAAATGCTAGTGGGGAAAATGGTGGAGACAGCAACAGAATCTTGCATAGAGGGGAGAATAGTGAATGTCTCCTCTGTGATTCACAATTGGGTGAATACCAAACACTTTTGCTTCAGTAAATTGCTCAACCCAAAAAG CTATAATGGCACCAGAGCTTATGCTCAATCAAAACTAGCCAACATACTGCATGCCAAGGAACTATCAAGACAGCTCAAG GCAAAAAAAGCAAATGTGAGTATCAATGCTGTCCATCCTGGGATTATCAAGACTGGAATTACCAGAGATTACAGAGGCTTTATTACAGGCATGCAAAATATTTCtcacttttattctttttatagCATTTGA